A DNA window from Pontimonas salivibrio contains the following coding sequences:
- a CDS encoding beta-ketoacyl-ACP synthase III produces the protein MASLNQTTGAPHSRIYSLGAARGDLVVPNDDLIGPIDSSDEWIRQRTGIIERRRASEKVQAIDLAEQASLEAIAKAGIKASEIGAVIVATISNTVQTPSLAALLADRIGATPAPAYDVSAACAGYTYGIAQADALIRGGIARYVLVVGAEKLSDFAKPSDRSISFLLGDGAGAAIVGPAEEPGIGPTLWGSDGSRWDSVGMDRPLKDAFNDPDGEFPTLRQDGQGVFRWAVWDMAKVAREALEVSGITAEDLTAFVPHQANMRIIDEFAKQLGLPESVLVARDIAHTGNTSAASIPLAMHQLLADHPEASGGYALQIGFGAGLVYGAQVVRLP, from the coding sequence GTGGCTTCTCTTAATCAAACCACCGGGGCACCCCACTCAAGGATTTACTCCTTGGGCGCCGCGCGAGGTGACCTGGTGGTCCCCAATGACGACCTGATCGGACCGATTGATTCCTCGGATGAGTGGATTCGTCAACGTACTGGCATTATCGAGCGACGCCGCGCAAGCGAAAAAGTCCAAGCGATTGACTTAGCTGAACAGGCTTCCCTCGAAGCTATCGCCAAAGCGGGTATCAAGGCATCGGAGATTGGTGCAGTCATCGTCGCGACCATTTCGAACACCGTGCAGACCCCGTCCCTGGCCGCCCTTCTTGCCGACCGTATAGGCGCCACCCCGGCTCCGGCCTACGATGTCTCGGCCGCGTGCGCGGGGTATACCTACGGAATCGCGCAAGCTGACGCTCTCATTCGCGGAGGAATCGCTCGTTATGTGTTGGTTGTCGGCGCGGAAAAGCTGAGTGACTTTGCAAAACCTTCGGATCGCAGCATCTCCTTTCTCCTGGGCGATGGAGCTGGAGCAGCAATCGTGGGACCTGCAGAAGAGCCCGGTATTGGACCAACCCTGTGGGGTTCAGACGGTTCGCGCTGGGATTCGGTGGGAATGGATAGGCCGCTGAAAGACGCCTTCAATGATCCCGACGGCGAGTTTCCGACCCTTCGACAGGACGGTCAAGGGGTGTTTCGTTGGGCTGTCTGGGACATGGCAAAAGTTGCGCGCGAGGCACTGGAAGTGTCTGGCATTACCGCAGAAGATTTGACCGCGTTTGTTCCCCACCAAGCCAATATGCGGATCATTGACGAGTTCGCGAAACAATTGGGGCTTCCTGAATCGGTGCTGGTCGCTCGAGACATTGCGCACACCGGAAACACCTCAGCGGCCTCAATTCCGTTGGCAATGCACCAGCTGTTGGCTGACCACCCGGAAGCCTCCGGGGGCTACGCACTGCAAATAGGTTTTGGTGCCGGCCTGGTGTACGGCGCTCAAGTTGTGCGTTTGCCCTAA
- a CDS encoding beta-ketoacyl-[acyl-carrier-protein] synthase family protein — protein sequence MVEVVVTGIGATSPLGGTARDSWTALLAGQSGVRTLEHDWIAEREIPITFAAEVAVKAEDVLERREIKRLDPSAQLALISAREAWADSGLEGIAPERILVDYATGIGGLWTLLDAWDTLREKGPRRVLPMTIPMLMPNAAAAAVSMELEARAGARTVVSACASGTESIANAYEHLQLGLADVVVAGGTESVVHPLPIAAFAAMQALSKRNDDPARASRPYDVDRDGFVLGEGAATLILETREHAEARGARIYAELAGGAVTSDSYHITAPDPEGGGASRAVLQALEQAGAGPEDVGHINAHATSTPVGDIAEYHALYSVFGEYVKQIPISATKAATGHLLGGTGALEAVFTVLALHERTAPPTINLDNQDPEIPLDVVTSPRTLPDGPLLALSNSFGFGGHNAVVAFRSN from the coding sequence ATGGTCGAAGTGGTCGTCACCGGTATTGGTGCCACCTCCCCGCTAGGGGGAACGGCACGGGATTCATGGACCGCCCTGCTGGCAGGGCAGTCCGGTGTGCGCACCCTCGAGCACGACTGGATCGCTGAGCGAGAGATTCCGATTACGTTTGCCGCGGAAGTGGCGGTCAAAGCGGAGGACGTGTTAGAGCGTCGAGAAATTAAGAGGCTCGACCCCTCCGCACAGTTGGCACTGATTTCCGCCAGGGAAGCGTGGGCGGATAGCGGCTTGGAAGGAATCGCTCCGGAGCGGATCCTGGTCGACTACGCCACAGGAATCGGTGGTCTGTGGACGCTGTTGGATGCATGGGACACGCTTCGAGAAAAAGGTCCCCGGCGCGTCTTACCGATGACCATTCCCATGCTGATGCCGAACGCGGCCGCGGCCGCGGTCAGTATGGAACTGGAGGCTCGCGCTGGCGCACGCACCGTGGTGTCCGCGTGTGCATCGGGAACCGAATCCATTGCCAACGCCTATGAACATCTCCAACTGGGTCTTGCCGATGTCGTCGTCGCGGGTGGAACCGAGTCGGTGGTCCACCCCTTGCCGATCGCGGCTTTTGCGGCAATGCAGGCGCTGTCGAAAAGAAACGATGATCCCGCACGGGCTTCTCGCCCCTATGACGTGGACCGCGACGGTTTTGTGTTGGGTGAGGGTGCGGCAACGCTCATCCTCGAGACTCGCGAGCACGCGGAAGCCCGCGGTGCGCGCATTTATGCCGAACTCGCTGGCGGTGCGGTGACCTCAGACAGCTACCACATCACGGCCCCCGACCCTGAGGGTGGCGGGGCATCCAGGGCCGTCCTACAAGCCTTAGAACAAGCCGGTGCAGGCCCCGAGGATGTGGGCCACATCAATGCTCACGCCACGTCGACCCCTGTCGGTGATATCGCGGAATACCACGCGCTCTACTCCGTCTTTGGTGAGTACGTGAAGCAAATCCCTATCTCGGCCACCAAGGCTGCCACCGGACACCTTCTGGGCGGTACTGGTGCACTCGAAGCCGTATTTACCGTGCTGGCATTGCACGAGCGCACTGCCCCTCCCACCATCAACCTGGATAACCAGGACCCAGAGATTCCACTCGATGTCGTCACAAGCCCCCGGACGCTTCCCGATGGGCCATTACTGGCGTTGTCCAACTCCTTCGGTTTCGGTGGGCACAACGCGGTTGTTGCTTTCCGTAGCAACTAG
- a CDS encoding PucR family transcriptional regulator, with translation MAEMTKEQTLHWLRNSSGELATSTLARLEDTLPWYREMPPSRRSSVGMVAQAGITSFIRWYENPDSSPWIASDVFNAAPRELLRSVSLQETLQLIKVTVEVVEEYLRDGSKQLQEAILLYSREIAFAAADVYARAAEARGLWDQRLEALVVDSILSGEFDHEMPSRIAALGWSGTGDVAVAVGTSPRPVDVDPIRRVARHMNADVLIGVQGSRLVVVIGHRSPEEGDSPADAIAFAEIIQAMDEWFGEGPLVLGPTVASVLDAATSARAALSGFAVAGSLRQPSRPLLADDALPERALAGDAIARATLITDIYEPLREHPLDLLSTVWTYFETGYSLEATAKELFVHPNTVRYRLKKVADMLSFDPVEARDSMIIHLAIILGHIAERSGSQASKKPTLNAGSR, from the coding sequence ATGGCCGAAATGACCAAGGAGCAAACGCTCCATTGGCTGAGAAATAGCTCTGGTGAGCTTGCCACGAGCACTCTGGCTCGTTTAGAGGACACCCTGCCCTGGTATCGAGAGATGCCGCCGTCAAGACGATCTTCGGTGGGAATGGTTGCGCAAGCAGGCATCACCTCATTTATCCGGTGGTACGAAAACCCAGACTCGTCACCCTGGATTGCCTCAGACGTTTTCAACGCGGCCCCACGCGAACTCTTGCGCTCTGTGAGCCTGCAGGAAACCCTCCAGCTGATCAAAGTGACCGTTGAAGTCGTTGAAGAGTATTTACGCGACGGTTCCAAGCAACTTCAAGAAGCCATCCTGCTGTACTCGCGGGAAATCGCCTTCGCCGCAGCCGATGTGTATGCGAGGGCTGCCGAGGCTCGCGGTTTGTGGGATCAGCGGCTAGAAGCCCTCGTGGTCGATTCAATACTCTCCGGCGAGTTCGACCACGAAATGCCCAGTCGAATCGCAGCGTTGGGTTGGAGTGGGACGGGCGATGTCGCCGTCGCGGTAGGCACCAGCCCACGACCCGTCGATGTGGACCCGATTCGTCGAGTGGCCAGGCATATGAATGCTGACGTACTGATTGGGGTCCAGGGAAGCCGCCTTGTGGTCGTGATCGGTCACCGCTCACCCGAGGAGGGCGACAGTCCAGCCGACGCCATCGCGTTTGCTGAGATCATTCAGGCGATGGATGAGTGGTTTGGTGAAGGCCCTCTCGTCTTAGGCCCCACTGTGGCCAGCGTTCTTGACGCTGCGACCAGTGCACGAGCGGCGCTTTCCGGGTTTGCGGTTGCCGGTTCGCTGCGACAACCCAGTCGCCCGTTGCTCGCTGATGATGCGTTGCCTGAAAGGGCGCTCGCGGGTGATGCCATCGCGCGAGCCACCTTGATTACGGATATTTATGAACCCCTGCGCGAGCATCCACTAGATCTGTTGAGCACGGTGTGGACATACTTTGAAACCGGCTACTCGCTGGAGGCCACCGCGAAAGAACTTTTTGTGCACCCCAACACGGTGCGCTATCGCCTGAAAAAAGTCGCCGACATGTTGTCCTTTGACCCGGTGGAGGCGAGAGATTCGATGATCATCCATCTGGCGATCATCCTCGGGCACATTGCGGAGCGTTCGGGTTCACAGGCGTCAAAGAAACCCACCCTGAACGCGGGTAGTAGGTAA
- the aceE gene encoding pyruvate dehydrogenase (acetyl-transferring), homodimeric type gives MAVNDQDPYSFTPMDSDPQETSEWNQSLDGVVSESGHQRGREIMLSLLKRSKELHLGVPMVPTTDYLNTIAPENETPFPGDEEIERRYRSWIRWNAAIMVHRAQRPEISVGGHISTYASSASLYEVGHNYFFRGPDHEGGGDQVFYQGHASPGMYARSFLEGRLDQDQLEGFRQEKSHPSGGLSSYPHPRLMPEFWQFPTVSMGIGPIHAIYQAQMNRYLTDRGIKDASDSHVWAFLGDGEMDEIESRGALHVAANDDLDNLTFVINCNLQRLDGPVRGNGKIIQELESFFRGAGWNVIKVIWGREWDQLLQADHDGALRNLMNVTPDGDFQTYKAENGAYVRENFFGRDPRTAEMVAHMSDDEIWALRRGGHDYRKVYAAFEAAKNHKGQPTVILAKTVKGYGLGPSFEGRNATHQMKKLTLENLKTFRDDMRIPISDQELEKDPYQPPFYHPGESDEAIQYLQERRRELGGYIPQRRSRYTQVALPEKSTYDIGKTGSGKQQVASTMAFARLFKDLLKDKNFGARFVPIIPDEARTFGMDAYFPTAKIYNPHGQNYVSVDRELLLAYKESPQGQILMPGINEAGAVASFVAAGTSYATHGEPLVPVYVFYSMFGFQRTGDQFWAAGDQMARGFIIGATAGRTTLTGEGLQHGDGHSHMISATNPAVISYDPAYGYEIAHIVEAGLDRMYGGNHPDPNVMYYLTVYNEPISQPAEPEGLDVEGVVRGIYLLQPAAEAHSSRAQILASGVGVPWALEAQELLAKDWAVSADVWSVTSWTELRRDGLRSQEHNFLYPEEPPQVAYVTHKLQSAEGPFLGVSDFMHQVPDQIRAFIPGDYATLGADGFGFSDTRPAARRFFHIDGPSIVVRVLQQLADQGKVDRALIAQAIVKYQLHDVTAGTSGSAGGDA, from the coding sequence ATGGCGGTCAACGACCAGGACCCTTACTCGTTTACTCCGATGGATTCCGATCCCCAAGAGACATCTGAATGGAACCAGTCGCTTGACGGTGTGGTCTCCGAATCAGGCCACCAACGCGGTCGAGAGATTATGCTCTCGCTTCTCAAACGCTCCAAAGAGCTTCATTTGGGTGTGCCGATGGTTCCCACCACCGACTACCTGAACACCATTGCCCCCGAGAACGAAACGCCGTTTCCCGGGGATGAAGAAATCGAACGGCGCTACCGCAGTTGGATTCGTTGGAATGCGGCCATCATGGTCCACCGCGCTCAGCGACCAGAGATTTCCGTTGGTGGACACATTTCCACCTACGCATCATCCGCATCGCTGTATGAGGTTGGTCACAACTATTTCTTCCGCGGCCCAGACCATGAGGGCGGCGGCGACCAGGTGTTCTACCAGGGCCACGCCTCACCGGGCATGTATGCCCGGTCCTTTTTAGAAGGTCGGCTCGATCAGGATCAGCTTGAAGGGTTCCGTCAAGAAAAGTCCCACCCGTCAGGTGGTTTAAGTTCCTACCCGCACCCGCGGTTGATGCCCGAATTTTGGCAGTTCCCCACCGTGTCAATGGGAATCGGTCCGATTCACGCGATCTACCAAGCCCAAATGAACCGCTATTTGACCGATCGAGGCATCAAAGATGCCTCCGATTCACACGTCTGGGCGTTCCTCGGTGACGGCGAGATGGACGAAATTGAATCTCGTGGCGCCCTGCACGTTGCCGCGAACGACGATCTTGACAACCTGACGTTTGTCATCAACTGCAACCTGCAGCGACTCGATGGGCCAGTGCGCGGTAACGGCAAAATCATTCAAGAGCTCGAGAGTTTCTTCCGCGGCGCCGGCTGGAACGTCATCAAAGTGATTTGGGGACGCGAATGGGATCAACTTCTCCAAGCCGACCACGATGGCGCTCTTCGCAACCTGATGAACGTCACCCCCGACGGCGATTTCCAAACCTATAAGGCCGAAAACGGCGCCTATGTTCGGGAAAACTTCTTCGGTCGCGACCCACGCACCGCAGAAATGGTGGCGCATATGAGCGACGACGAGATTTGGGCACTACGCCGTGGCGGTCACGATTACCGCAAGGTCTATGCCGCGTTTGAAGCGGCCAAGAACCACAAAGGCCAACCCACTGTGATTCTCGCCAAAACGGTGAAGGGTTACGGTTTGGGCCCCAGCTTCGAAGGCCGCAATGCCACGCACCAGATGAAGAAGCTCACGCTGGAGAACCTGAAAACCTTCCGCGATGACATGCGCATTCCGATTTCGGACCAGGAGTTGGAGAAAGACCCCTACCAGCCCCCGTTCTACCACCCGGGTGAATCCGACGAAGCAATCCAGTATTTGCAGGAGCGCCGCCGTGAACTGGGTGGGTATATCCCCCAACGCCGCTCCCGCTACACCCAGGTCGCCCTTCCTGAAAAGTCGACTTACGACATCGGTAAGACGGGGTCTGGAAAACAGCAGGTCGCTTCCACTATGGCGTTTGCCAGGCTGTTTAAAGACCTGCTGAAGGACAAAAACTTCGGAGCGAGGTTTGTGCCGATCATTCCCGATGAGGCACGCACTTTCGGAATGGACGCCTACTTCCCCACGGCGAAGATTTACAACCCGCACGGTCAAAACTATGTGTCGGTAGATCGCGAACTTCTCCTGGCCTACAAGGAAAGCCCGCAGGGTCAAATTTTGATGCCGGGTATCAACGAAGCCGGTGCCGTTGCCTCATTTGTTGCTGCGGGCACAAGCTACGCCACCCACGGTGAACCGCTCGTCCCGGTATACGTCTTCTACTCCATGTTCGGGTTCCAACGAACGGGTGATCAGTTCTGGGCTGCGGGCGATCAAATGGCCAGAGGGTTCATCATTGGTGCGACTGCAGGACGAACAACCCTCACCGGTGAAGGCCTACAACACGGTGATGGTCACTCGCACATGATTTCGGCGACAAACCCCGCCGTCATCTCCTACGACCCGGCCTACGGTTACGAAATTGCCCACATCGTGGAGGCCGGACTGGACCGCATGTATGGCGGAAACCACCCTGATCCAAACGTCATGTACTACCTCACGGTATACAACGAGCCCATCTCTCAACCGGCCGAACCAGAAGGGCTCGACGTCGAAGGCGTTGTTCGAGGTATCTACCTGCTTCAACCCGCCGCGGAAGCACACAGCTCGAGGGCGCAAATTCTTGCCTCCGGCGTGGGTGTCCCCTGGGCCCTCGAAGCACAGGAGCTGCTCGCCAAGGATTGGGCCGTCTCTGCTGACGTGTGGTCGGTAACCTCCTGGACTGAGCTTCGACGGGATGGGCTTCGCTCGCAAGAGCACAATTTCTTGTACCCGGAGGAACCGCCCCAGGTCGCCTATGTCACACACAAGCTCCAATCAGCTGAGGGCCCCTTCCTCGGCGTGAGTGACTTCATGCACCAGGTTCCCGACCAAATCCGGGCCTTCATCCCCGGCGACTACGCCACTTTGGGCGCTGACGGTTTCGGCTTCAGTGACACGAGGCCTGCCGCAAGGCGGTTCTTCCACATTGACGGGCCGTCCATTGTCGTTCGCGTTCTCCAACAATTGGCCGACCAAGGAAAAGTGGATCGGGCGTTGATTGCCCAGGCAATCGTGAAATACCAACTCCACGACGTGACGGCAGGAACCAGCGGAAGCGCGGGTGGAGACGCTTAA
- a CDS encoding MMPL family transporter — MATFLYRLGKASYRHAGRVLLGWLVALIAIGGIGFGFAGATDEEFRIPGSESQEAFDRLEAVFPTFAGASAQAVIVAPEGERLTTPSNRLGIIELATTIKDLDGIEEAVHPFEEFAEQALSEDATTAYIQIQFEAAGPEVTDELLTELQATRAIVEPLGLRVEFGGAVFQDQEVGLTIAEVFGVAFAGLVLIVTFRSFRPAWMPLASAIIGVGIVLGVLFFAARELTISSSGPLLAVMLGLAVGIDYSLFILSRHRTQLAAGEDAEESAGIAVGTAGNAVVFAGVTVIVALLGLFVVGLPFLSVLGASAALAVAIAVVAAITLLPAFMGLAGEKLRPQPGSQAARVAAYSADNPSFGRRWVRMVAKRPLAVTLITVLGLGAIALPALSLDLNLPGGGQEPEDSTQRQAYDLISEGFGPGYNGPLLIAVDITRSEELIDDLEAMEEDFGQIPGVAYVSQGFPSPGLDTGIFQIVPEYAPDSKETKALLADIRERIPDWEQEYDAPMAVTGVTAIGVDVSERIQNALLPFGVVVVGLAIVLLLAVFRSIVVPLKAALGFALSVTAAFGVVVVVFQWGYGADLLHVTPGPILSFMPIILMAVLFGLAMDYQVFMVSGMREVQVHTGNWRHAIEEGYSQGARVVMAAALIMFFVFFSFVPEGSNTIKPIALGLAVGIAFDAFIVRMTLIPALMALFGRKAWWLPNSWNSRVPQADVEGEQLRDHIRDTQWARQHQHLAVHADFLVTQSGPEQPLSLEWEPGARIDLVGEPQHTSALAATLSGYLPPRSGALQVAGHPLPSESGRVARKVSVWSRRDDDLLDALGSAIDQRLAYAGSAGSRSTASRATIVQDTLRHLNTLSGQLPPETGVITLDENTRAGVLPRAQQILVWAALALVDRAPITIVGAGDPVSSLDDHALWWHAIDSFAAEDQLVVLCVLPPARALPSNMARRVVDVTPAALQLGGVQ; from the coding sequence ATGGCCACTTTCCTCTATCGCCTGGGTAAGGCGAGCTACCGTCACGCGGGCCGGGTTCTCCTCGGCTGGCTTGTCGCCCTCATCGCGATTGGCGGTATCGGCTTTGGTTTCGCCGGAGCCACCGATGAGGAATTCCGTATTCCCGGCAGTGAATCTCAGGAAGCCTTTGACCGACTCGAAGCGGTTTTTCCCACTTTCGCCGGAGCATCCGCACAAGCAGTCATCGTCGCGCCAGAGGGTGAGCGGCTCACGACACCGTCGAACCGTCTCGGCATCATCGAACTCGCGACAACCATTAAAGATCTTGACGGCATCGAAGAAGCGGTGCACCCCTTTGAGGAATTCGCCGAACAGGCCCTCTCCGAGGACGCCACCACGGCGTACATCCAGATTCAATTCGAGGCGGCCGGCCCCGAAGTGACCGATGAACTCTTGACTGAGCTTCAAGCAACCAGAGCAATTGTGGAACCCCTAGGACTTCGGGTTGAATTCGGCGGAGCCGTGTTTCAAGACCAAGAGGTCGGCCTCACCATCGCTGAAGTGTTCGGTGTCGCCTTTGCGGGACTAGTCCTCATCGTGACCTTCCGGTCCTTTCGACCCGCCTGGATGCCCCTCGCGAGTGCCATTATCGGGGTGGGCATTGTGCTGGGTGTGTTGTTCTTCGCCGCCCGCGAGCTCACTATTTCCAGCTCTGGGCCACTACTTGCCGTGATGCTGGGTCTTGCAGTGGGTATCGACTACTCACTATTTATCCTCTCTAGACACCGAACGCAGTTAGCCGCCGGGGAAGACGCTGAAGAATCAGCCGGGATCGCGGTGGGAACAGCGGGAAATGCTGTGGTGTTCGCGGGAGTGACCGTGATTGTGGCCCTTCTGGGTCTTTTTGTCGTAGGATTGCCCTTCCTCAGTGTGTTGGGTGCTTCGGCCGCTCTCGCGGTGGCTATCGCCGTCGTGGCAGCCATCACCCTCCTGCCCGCCTTCATGGGTCTCGCGGGGGAAAAACTGCGTCCTCAACCGGGTTCACAAGCAGCCCGGGTGGCCGCCTACTCGGCGGACAACCCCAGTTTTGGCAGGCGTTGGGTGCGCATGGTGGCAAAGCGCCCTCTCGCCGTCACACTCATTACCGTGCTGGGCCTTGGGGCAATTGCTCTACCCGCACTGTCGTTAGATCTCAACCTTCCCGGTGGGGGTCAAGAACCAGAGGACTCCACACAGCGCCAGGCGTACGACCTCATCAGTGAAGGGTTTGGCCCGGGATATAACGGCCCGCTCCTCATCGCCGTCGACATCACCCGAAGCGAAGAGCTAATAGACGACCTGGAGGCGATGGAAGAAGACTTCGGCCAGATTCCAGGCGTGGCGTATGTCAGCCAAGGGTTCCCCTCCCCCGGTCTCGACACGGGCATCTTCCAAATCGTCCCGGAGTACGCACCCGATTCGAAGGAGACAAAAGCACTCCTGGCAGATATCCGGGAGCGCATTCCCGACTGGGAGCAGGAATACGACGCCCCGATGGCTGTCACCGGTGTGACTGCCATCGGTGTCGATGTGTCTGAGCGCATCCAAAATGCGCTGCTGCCCTTTGGCGTCGTCGTCGTCGGACTCGCCATCGTGTTACTACTCGCCGTCTTCCGATCGATCGTGGTCCCCCTGAAAGCGGCGTTGGGTTTTGCCCTCTCAGTCACTGCAGCGTTCGGAGTCGTTGTCGTGGTGTTCCAGTGGGGTTACGGGGCAGACCTGCTACACGTGACCCCTGGCCCCATTTTGAGCTTCATGCCCATCATCCTGATGGCGGTGCTCTTTGGTTTAGCGATGGACTACCAAGTGTTCATGGTCTCCGGCATGCGCGAAGTCCAAGTGCACACCGGAAATTGGCGACACGCCATCGAGGAGGGCTACTCCCAGGGTGCACGGGTGGTGATGGCTGCCGCCCTCATCATGTTTTTCGTCTTTTTCTCCTTCGTCCCAGAAGGCTCCAACACGATTAAACCCATCGCATTGGGCTTGGCGGTCGGGATTGCCTTTGACGCGTTTATCGTCCGGATGACCCTCATTCCCGCCCTGATGGCACTCTTTGGGCGAAAAGCTTGGTGGCTTCCCAACTCCTGGAACTCACGAGTGCCACAGGCGGATGTGGAGGGCGAACAGCTTCGAGACCACATCCGAGACACCCAGTGGGCGCGCCAACACCAACACCTTGCCGTCCACGCCGATTTCTTGGTCACCCAGTCGGGGCCCGAGCAGCCACTCTCACTCGAATGGGAGCCCGGTGCACGTATTGACCTGGTGGGCGAACCCCAACACACCAGTGCACTAGCCGCCACCCTTTCGGGCTATCTGCCACCCCGCTCCGGGGCGCTCCAGGTCGCAGGCCACCCTCTGCCTAGTGAATCTGGGCGCGTCGCGCGCAAAGTTTCGGTCTGGTCCAGAAGAGATGACGACCTCCTGGATGCCCTGGGAAGCGCCATCGACCAGCGATTAGCGTATGCCGGGAGTGCCGGTAGCCGATCTACTGCCTCTCGAGCCACCATCGTGCAAGACACTCTTCGACACCTCAATACCCTCAGTGGGCAACTGCCCCCAGAAACCGGGGTCATCACTCTCGATGAGAACACCAGAGCAGGGGTATTACCCAGAGCCCAACAAATCCTGGTGTGGGCGGCACTTGCGCTGGTAGATCGTGCACCGATCACCATTGTGGGCGCCGGTGATCCCGTTTCCAGCCTGGACGACCATGCCCTGTGGTGGCACGCAATCGACAGCTTTGCTGCTGAAGACCAACTTGTGGTGTTGTGTGTCCTCCCGCCGGCTCGGGCTCTGCCCTCGAATATGGCACGTCGAGTCGTCGATGTGACTCCTGCCGCACTGCAGCTGGGCGGTGTCCAATGA
- a CDS encoding TetR/AcrR family transcriptional regulator yields the protein MSNHDHILQVSLERFAHQGIAHTTIQDVADHAGSSKANVLYHFHNKNHLVDVALAPALEALSALLERSNESATHDAGSRRVFIDNFVDFLINHRLATHIIVAHPYLAEESKSLGRAHQLMAQMAEMVGEMTDGEEDRLRFGIAVSGATYALVSSGILGVPGLDDEAAREGLREVLGQMLRLEQPEASR from the coding sequence GTGTCCAATCACGATCACATCCTGCAGGTCTCCCTGGAGCGCTTCGCCCACCAGGGAATCGCCCACACCACGATTCAGGATGTGGCCGACCACGCCGGGTCATCCAAAGCCAACGTGCTCTATCACTTTCACAATAAAAACCACCTCGTCGATGTGGCACTCGCACCAGCACTCGAAGCTCTTTCCGCCCTGTTGGAGCGCTCCAACGAATCCGCAACCCACGACGCCGGCTCCCGGCGGGTGTTTATTGACAACTTCGTCGATTTCCTGATCAACCACCGCCTCGCCACCCACATCATCGTCGCCCACCCCTACCTCGCCGAGGAGAGTAAATCGCTTGGCCGCGCACACCAGCTGATGGCACAAATGGCTGAAATGGTGGGTGAGATGACCGATGGCGAAGAAGACCGACTGCGTTTTGGCATCGCCGTCTCAGGAGCCACCTACGCCCTGGTCTCCAGTGGCATCTTGGGGGTACCGGGGCTCGATGACGAGGCTGCCAGAGAAGGATTGCGCGAGGTGCTCGGCCAAATGTTGCGACTTGAACAGCCGGAGGCCAGCCGCTAA
- a CDS encoding ACP S-malonyltransferase — translation MRVVVAPGQGSQKPGFLAPWLENPETHKIVADWSAAIGVDLITHGTHSDAETIRDTRIAQPLIVAAGLISGRALQATLTEDVHYAGHSVGEFTAAALAGVLTDVEALQLVARRGAAMSKAASLTPTGMSAVVGTNLESLEGVLDERGLIAANVNSSTQVVVAGELAALDDLRGNPPEGTRVIPLEVAGAFHTSFMQPAQADLESAATSVSPKDPTSVIYTNQDGSVVTSGGKYLELLVSQMTSPVRWDRCMEAFVAAGATEVIELAPAGALVGLAKRSMPGVSTRKLDLPEHLDAFSAEEKG, via the coding sequence ATGCGTGTTGTCGTTGCTCCCGGACAAGGCTCCCAGAAACCAGGTTTCCTCGCTCCGTGGTTAGAAAATCCAGAAACCCACAAAATCGTGGCCGACTGGTCGGCCGCTATCGGGGTCGACTTGATCACTCATGGGACACACAGCGATGCGGAAACAATCCGAGACACCCGGATTGCTCAACCGCTAATCGTTGCCGCCGGATTGATCTCGGGCCGGGCGCTTCAAGCCACTCTCACTGAAGACGTGCACTATGCCGGACATTCGGTGGGTGAGTTCACTGCGGCTGCACTTGCCGGGGTTCTCACCGACGTAGAAGCCCTCCAACTAGTCGCCCGTCGCGGTGCGGCGATGTCCAAAGCGGCGTCACTCACACCAACGGGGATGTCGGCTGTGGTGGGAACCAATCTGGAGTCACTGGAGGGTGTCCTGGACGAGCGAGGACTCATTGCAGCGAACGTGAATAGTTCCACTCAGGTGGTCGTCGCCGGTGAACTCGCTGCTCTAGACGACTTGCGAGGTAACCCGCCGGAGGGCACCCGAGTGATTCCCCTCGAGGTGGCGGGAGCGTTCCACACCAGCTTCATGCAGCCTGCCCAGGCTGACCTCGAGTCGGCTGCCACAAGTGTGTCGCCCAAAGACCCGACTTCGGTGATCTACACAAACCAAGACGGCTCGGTCGTCACCTCGGGTGGCAAATACCTGGAACTCTTGGTTTCTCAAATGACCTCACCCGTCCGTTGGGACCGGTGCATGGAAGCTTTCGTGGCGGCCGGTGCCACAGAGGTGATTGAACTTGCCCCGGCAGGTGCACTGGTGGGACTGGCGAAGCGGTCCATGCCGGGTGTGTCAACCCGGAAGCTAGACTTGCCCGAGCACTTAGACGCGTTTTCCGCTGAAGAAAAGGGTTAA
- a CDS encoding acyl carrier protein, giving the protein MAHTTEEIMSGLAELITDETGIAADQVEMDKSFTDDLDIDSISMMTIVVNAEEKFDVKIPDDEVKNLLTVKDAVEFIEKNQ; this is encoded by the coding sequence ATGGCCCACACCACCGAAGAGATTATGTCCGGCCTCGCCGAGCTTATTACCGACGAAACCGGAATTGCCGCCGACCAGGTCGAAATGGATAAGTCCTTCACGGACGACCTCGACATCGACTCGATTTCAATGATGACGATCGTGGTTAACGCTGAGGAAAAGTTCGATGTGAAGATTCCCGACGACGAGGTCAAGAACCTTTTGACGGTGAAAGATGCCGTCGAGTTCATCGAAAAAAATCAGTAA